In Arvicanthis niloticus isolate mArvNil1 chromosome Y unlocalized genomic scaffold, mArvNil1.pat.X SUPER_Y_unloc_2, whole genome shotgun sequence, a single window of DNA contains:
- the LOC143433979 gene encoding uncharacterized protein LOC143433979, whose amino-acid sequence MLETYWNLTAIGYNLEVHHNEEQHQTSRHHERHERSHNGEKLYECNQCGKAFSYRSHHQRHKRTHTGEKPYECNQCGKAFSCHNSLQRHKRTHTGEKPYECDQCGKAFSQNSSLQYHKRTHTGEKPYECNQCGKAFSQHSSLQYHKRTHTGEKPYECNQCGKAFLSHSNLQSHKSTHLGEKPHECNQCGKAFLRHISLQYHKRTHTGEKPHGCNQCGKAFSCHSSLQRHKRTHTGEKPYECDQCGKAFSQHSSLQYHKRTHTGEKPYECNQCGKAFLSHSNLQSHKSTHLGEKPHECNQCGKAFSRHSHLQYHKRTHTGEKPYDCNQCGKAFSYHRHLQYHKRIHTGEKPYECNQCGKAFSQHSYLQRHKRTHTG is encoded by the exons atgctggagacctactggaacctcactgctattg gctataatttggaagtccatcataatgaagaacaacatcaaacttctagacatcatgaaag gcatgaaagaagtcacaatggagagaaactttatgaatgtaaccaatgtggtaaagccttttcatatcgcAGTCAtcaccaaagacataaaagaacacatactggagagaagccttatgaatgtaatcaatgtggtaaagccttttcatgtcacaatagtctccaaagacataaaagaacacatactggagagaaaccttatgaatgtgatcaatgtggtaaagccttttcacaaaacagtagtctccaatatcataaaagaacacatactggagagaaaccttatgaatgtaatcaatgtggtaaagccttttcacaacacagtagtctccaatatcataaaagaacacatactggagagaaaccttatgaatgtaatcaatgtggtaaagcctttttaagtcacagtaatctccaaagtcataaaagtacacatcttggagagaagcctcatgaatgtaatcaatgtggtaaagcctttttacgTCAcattagtctccaatatcataaaagaacacatactggagagaagcctcatggatgtaatcaatgtggtaaagccttttcatgtcacagtagtctccaaagacataaaagaacacatactggagagaaaccttatgaatgtgatcaatgtggtaaagccttttcacaacacagtagtctccaatatcataaaagaacacatactggagagaaaccttatgaatgtaatcaatgtggtaaagcctttttaagtcacagtaatctccaaagtcataaaagtacacatcttggagagaagcctcatgaatgtaatcaatgtggtaaagccttttcacgtcacagtcatctccaatatcataaaagaacacatactggagagaaaccttatgattgtaatcaatgtggtaaagccttttcatatcaccgtcatctccaatatcataaaagaatacatactggagagaaaccttatgaatgtaatcaatgtggtaaagccttttcacaacacagttatctccaaagacataaaagaacacatactggatag